A region of Haliotis asinina isolate JCU_RB_2024 chromosome 7, JCU_Hal_asi_v2, whole genome shotgun sequence DNA encodes the following proteins:
- the LOC137290790 gene encoding uncharacterized protein codes for MSVKSYRMRIETEDPLYYGMKKLKVRGKDLANISDSVFHLIELDVLDLSPEREACLDYKLPVCPPTIGRLVNLKILMLDTNELKELPPEIALLQQLERMALSNNHLSSLPSNFSNLKNLQSLHMANNDFREFPLQLCKLEKLEFLDISDNHISSLPEEISDMKQLETLLLFINDLTKLPDIICTLTQLRCLWIGNNRIRQLPRDFGRLVKLDWGFRYTSSAMDGNPLIHPPIEICRMGPDAIDRYMSSLSGRKSRNNDTDRSQRNY; via the coding sequence ATGTCGGTGAAAAGTTATCGAATGCGAATTGAGACTGAGGACCCCCTGTATTACGGTATGAAGAAACTGAAAGTGCGAGGAAAAGACTTGGCTAATATTTCTGATTCAGTGTTCCATCTTATTGAATTGGATGTCCTTGACCTTAGTCCGGAGCGAGAAGCGTGCCTGGACTACAAGCTCCCAGTATGTCCCCCAACTATTGGCAGGCTAGTCAACCTGAAGATTCTCATGCTTGACACAAACGAACTGAAGGAACTGCCTCCAGAGATTGCTCTGCTCCAGCAGCTGGAGAGGATGGCACTCAGCAACAACCATCTGTCCAGCCTCCCCAGCAACTTCTCCAATCTGAAGAACCTTCAGAGTCTTCACATGGCCAACAACGACTTCCGGGAATTCCCGCTGCAGCTGTGTAAACTAGAAAAGCTGGAGTTTTTGGACATCAGTGACAACCACATCAGCTCTCTGCCGGAGGAGATCTCCGACATGAAACAACTGGAGACACTCCTCCTCTTCATCAACGACCTCACCAAGTTGCCGGACATCATCTGTACTCTCACGCAACTACGGTGTCTCTGGATCGGCAATAACAGAATCCGACAGCTACCGAGAGACTTTGGTAGGTTAGTGAAACTGGACTGGGGTTTCCGATACACGTCGTCAGCTATGGATGGGAATCCGCTCATCCACCCTCCTATCGAGATATGCCGAATGGGCCCCGACGCTATTGACCGGTACATGTCGTCACTCTCCGGAAGGAAGTCCCGGAATAACGACACAGACAGGAGTCAACGCAACTACTGA
- the LOC137291888 gene encoding U-scoloptoxin(16)-Er12a-like, giving the protein MHCLCAALLMSGILGIYAPITFDSGTCANNVGHEMDSGTTWFHSGECAKYGCFVKNDVRIRYRETCPDYPIPRCQYNLKKDPSGPFPECCDVPYCTGPLVGK; this is encoded by the exons ATGCACTGTCTGTGTGCCGCACTACTTATGTCCGGGATCCTGGGTATATATGCCCCCATCACCTTTGATTcag GAACTTGCGCAAACAATGTTGGACACGAAATGGACTCTGGCACCACGTGGTTTCACAGTGGGGAGTGTGCTAAATACGGCTGCTTCGTGAAGAATGACGTCAGGATCAGATACAGAGAAAC ATGTCCAGACTACCCGATTCCAAGGTGTCAGTACAACCTGAAGAAGGACCCCTCCGGGCCGTTCCCAGAGTGTTGTGACGTTCCATATTGCACAGGTCCTCTAGTAGGAAAATAA